Proteins encoded within one genomic window of Trichoderma asperellum chromosome 2, complete sequence:
- the ALC1 gene encoding Allantoicase (EggNog:ENOG41) has protein sequence MSSFADEVEYKLQAVKATQLGPDEIDSAFRPACIDLVSAGLGGKVLGFSDQWFAEAANLLTPTAPIRQPGKMVYTGAWYDGWETRRHNLEEFDWVVIRLGVASGTVNGVEVDTAFFNGNNAPAISVEGCFSDNDDEVVSWKGGRGKWETILDIRECGPSQRHGWSLNEPTGKQYTHVRLNMYPDGGIARFRLFGHAVPVFPEDKDAIFDLAAAQNGGIAISCSDQHFGSKDNLLLPGRGKDMGDGWETKRSRGKDHIDWTIVKLGAPGLIQEFVIDTAHFRGNFPQKIAVHGLAWQGEGEPDIKSDGWVETVAPSKTGPDQEHKFASAVADVPFTHVRLTMIPDGGVKRFRAFGKRAV, from the exons ATGTCTTCGTTTGCTGATGAGGTTGAGTATAAGCTGCAAGCCGTCAAGGCAACGCAACTGGGCCCCGATGAAATCGACTCGGCATTCCGCCCAGCATGCATAG ACCTTGTCTCAGCGGGATTGGGTGGTAAGGTCCTTGGGTTTTCGGATCAGTGGTTTGCTGAGGCAGCTAATCTCCTAACTCCTACGGCTCCCATTCGCCAGCCGGGCAAGATGGTCTATACCGGAGCGTGGTACGACGGCTGGGAAACAAGACGCCACAATCTCGAGGAATTCGACTGGGTTGTGATTCGCCTCGGCGTCGCCTCAGGCACTGTTAATGGCGTTGAAGTAGACACGGCCTTTTTTAACGGCAACAATGCTCCCGCCATCTCTGTCGAAGGTTGCTTCAGCGACAACGATGACGAGGTTGTTTCGTGGAAAGGGGGTCGAGGTAAATGGGAAACAATCCTCGATATTCGGGAATGTGGACCGAGTCAAAGGCACGGCTGGAGCCTCAACGAGCCCACAGGCAAGCAGTACACTCACGTGAGGCTCAACATGTATCCCGACGGAGGCATTGCCAGATTCCGGCTGTTTGGGCATGCTGTCCCCGTATTCCCTGAAGACAAGGATGCCATTTTTGATCTTGCGGCGGCACAAAATGGTGGTATCGCCATTTCATGCAGTGATCAACACTTTGGCTCCAAGGAcaacctgctgctgccgggcCGTGGGAAAGACATGGGTGATGGCTGGGAGACGAAGCGTTCACGAGGCAAGGATCACATTGATTGGACGATAGTCAAACTGGGCGCACCGGGACTTATTCAAGAGTTTGTCATCGACACTGCACACTTTCGAGGAAACTTCCCTCAAAAGATTGCGGTCCACGGTCTGGCGTggcaaggagagggagagccCGATATCAAGTCTGACGGATGGGTTGAGACTGTGGCTCCAAGCAAGACTGGGCCCGACCAGGAACACAAGTTTGCTTCCGCAGTGGCAGATGTGCCCTTTACGCATGTTAGACTTACTATGATACCTGATGGAGGAGTAAAGCGATTCCGGGCATTTGGAAAGCGAGCGGTATAG